One Microplitis mediator isolate UGA2020A chromosome 3, iyMicMedi2.1, whole genome shotgun sequence DNA segment encodes these proteins:
- the LOC130665924 gene encoding uncharacterized protein LOC130665924, producing MDEAVSKLHNDNGYFDVSIPLSLLLGFAEDYRKVVINAKHELILIRSNSDLNAYIVATPAAGAHAVAVKITLQKIEWIVPYVTMADKQKIEALNYITSDPAISMSFRAWELYEYPLLPNTSKHIWAVKTSTQLEKPRFVILGFQTARKNDATRNASGFNHCNISDIKLFLNSQSYPYGNLNLNIANNQYALLYDMYINFRISYYNKEPEPLLTKKKFLEQAPLYVIDCSKQNESIKSGPVDICLEFESANQFPAQTSAYCLIIHDRIVEYNPISSIIRKLIWRLYNIIQRQPYITCMYGDLHTNKQEIENDLNKELIN from the coding sequence ATGGATGAAGCTGTCAGTAAATTACACAATGATAATGGCTACTTTGATGTATCTATACCACTGAGTCTTTTGCTTGGATTTGCTGAAGATTACCGTAAAGTTGTCATCAATGCAAAacatgaattaattttaataagatCAAATTCCGATTTGAATGCATACATTGTGGCCACACCTGCTGCTGGAGCTCATGCTGTAGCTGTTAAAATTACGCTGCAAAAAATCGAGTGGATTGTACCATATGTAACTATGGctgataaacaaaaaattgaagctttgaattatattacaaGTGATCCAGCTATCTCAATGAGTTTCCGTGCTTGGGAGCTGTACGAGTATCCTCTATTACCAAATACTTCGAAGCACATTTGGGCTGTCAAAACTTCTACGCAGCTCGAAAAACCACGTTTTGTAATACTTGGATTTCAAACTGCAAGAAAAAATGACGCAACTAGAAATGCTAGTGGATTTAATCACTGCAACATCAGcgacataaaattatttttaaactctcaGAGTTATCCTTATGGGAATTTGAATCTCAACATCGCGAACAATCAATATGCTCTGTTGTATgacatgtatataaatttccgAATTTCCTACTACAACAAAGAACCTGAACCACTGCTGacaaagaagaaatttttggaaCAAGCGCCACTGTATGTTATCGATTGCTCGAAACAAAACGAATCAATCAAATCTGGACCCGTGGACATTTGCCTGGAATTTGAATCTGCAAATCAATTTCCTGCGCAGACATCAGCTTATTGCCTCATTATACATGATCGCATCGTCGAGTATAATCCCATAAGCAGCATCATACGAAAACTAATATGGAGACTGTACAATATAATCCAACGACAACCATACATTACTTGTATGTATGGAGATTTGCACACGAACAAGCAAGAGATCGAGAACGATTTAAAcaaagaattaataaattaa